In a single window of the Pseudomonadota bacterium genome:
- a CDS encoding ABC transporter ATP-binding protein, with translation MLIELDSVTKIYNQGLLNEVKALENVSLRIEPNTMTCLQGASGSGKSTLLAIIGCVFPPTSGKAEIAGQALSRLPDRFLTIHRRQTIGFIFQQFNILPQLTVLDNITLPLLPLGISPSERKARARRLIEQLSITHRENFPAGQISGGELQRVAIARALINDPPIILADEPTAHLDTKLSVEFMEIMSALRAAGKTIIIASHDSLITDHPDLNQIIKIKDGRIDVS, from the coding sequence ATGCTTATAGAACTTGATTCGGTAACAAAAATTTATAATCAGGGCCTGCTCAACGAGGTGAAGGCCTTAGAGAATGTCAGCCTTCGCATTGAGCCCAATACCATGACCTGTCTGCAAGGTGCGAGTGGTTCCGGCAAAAGCACCTTGCTTGCCATTATCGGCTGTGTTTTTCCGCCAACCAGCGGTAAGGCGGAAATTGCCGGCCAGGCGCTGTCCAGATTGCCGGACCGTTTCCTCACCATCCATCGTCGTCAGACCATCGGTTTCATATTTCAACAATTTAATATACTCCCCCAATTGACCGTTCTTGATAATATTACCCTGCCGCTTTTGCCTCTAGGAATATCACCTTCCGAAAGGAAAGCTCGCGCCCGAAGATTAATAGAACAGCTTTCTATTACGCATAGAGAGAATTTCCCGGCAGGCCAGATATCCGGCGGCGAACTCCAGCGAGTTGCCATTGCCCGTGCCCTTATTAATGATCCGCCGATAATTCTCGCTGATGAACCCACGGCTCATCTTGATACGAAATTGAGTGTGGAATTCATGGAAATCATGTCCGCACTGCGCGCTGCAGGCAAAACGATCATAATTGCCTCCCATGATTCTCTTATTACCGATCACCCTGATTTGAACCAAATAATTAAAATCAAGGACGGTCGTATCGATGTTTCTTAA